tggtaagtcgctttggggggggggactttagCATGCACAACAAAGATATATTACACAATAacggaaagggaaaaagccaaaaagcctaATATGAGCCCTTTTAAATAAAGACGTAAGAAGTAAAGAAGTCATTTGAACAGGACGACGTGGTCACCTCTGCTCTCTGGCGCTGCTTGAGCTCCTGCTGTGCGGACTTCTGCTTGGCTCTGTCTCCTCTGGTCGGTGTCGAGTTCAGCTTCGGCTTGTCTTTACGGCAGGCAGGCTCCATGGCAACAGCCCTCCAATCCACCTGGGTGACTTTGAGGAAATAAGATGTCTGACTTATTGTTTTCACTGTAGAGTTATGGACTCGTACTTATCTGTATAAACAACCTCAAACAACGCGGATAAAGTTTTAAATAAACCCAACATACAAGTCTTCCAACGAGCCCTCCAATTTGATCAACATATAGCTACGAATTATAATATCTgaaccatttttaaatgtataattagTTAGAATAACGCTACTGAGCTAGTTGTGTGTTGAAGAGGAGAGCAGATGCTAACAGTGTAGCGGTTAGCTAACCGTCACCTATTACATCTAAGCGAACATAACATGAAGTTagccgttagctagctagttaacgcTTTAaccagaaatataaataaccACATAAATACATAACCACAGATGTAAATAACGTTACATTTAGCCAGAGACGGTTTAGAAGGGATCTTTGCTAGCTactctagctaacgttagcttgttagctgtCGTTAACTTCTTCATAGAGTAAGACTCCAACTGACAATAACAGGTTTATTCCAGTTAATGGCGTCCTACCTGTGAATTGTACAAGGTCGGGAATCAGTAATATgctaatataatatatgattAACGTTAAGTCAGCCAGTAAGTTGTCTGTAGTTAGCTACTAACGTTAGCCGATCAAAACAGCTGTTTCCCTAGGTGTCACCAATAAATAAATCCGAGTTTTGCAGCGTTTGGTCAAAGGTTCCGGTTGTGTACGAGTTCCGCTTAAaacttaaccctcgtgttgtcttctcgtcaaaattg
The Etheostoma cragini isolate CJK2018 chromosome 4, CSU_Ecrag_1.0, whole genome shotgun sequence genome window above contains:
- the svbp gene encoding small vasohibin-binding protein, whose product is MEPACRKDKPKLNSTPTRGDRAKQKSAQQELKQRQRAEIYALNKVMTELEQQQFEAFCKQMQSQGE